In Deinococcus puniceus, one genomic interval encodes:
- a CDS encoding site-specific integrase has product MTRRGRGEGTISMRKKGQPSKGWKGAVTVGVKPSGALDRRWVSGKTRQEVLQKKQALEAQVSTGLVTPSEGMTLQDWLMRWAEMRDLQGVKPNTLRSYRDTARLSINPYLGKKRLDRLQPADVQGLLLALKRDQKSVAGLRYTLRVLKMALRSAVELQLIPRSVAEAVRAPKREEQEMRVWTPVQARQFMTVANPHRLGALFHLALTTGMRRGELLGLQWADIDWEASRITVRHSLIEVRRESEGRIYRGKPTVSRVMTELSTPKTKKSRRTIRLSPGTVERLREHQNHQRAEAAHSGLNWKPQGAVFASEAGTYIDPRNLYRDFRTLITQAEVPTIRLHDLRHTAASLMILRGVPPKTVSERLGHADVGFTLQVYTHLYDEQKDEAVFELEDVL; this is encoded by the coding sequence ATGACCAGACGTGGACGCGGCGAAGGGACGATCAGCATGCGCAAGAAAGGCCAGCCGTCCAAAGGTTGGAAAGGGGCCGTCACCGTGGGTGTCAAGCCCAGTGGCGCTCTGGATCGCCGGTGGGTCAGCGGCAAAACCCGGCAAGAAGTGTTACAGAAAAAACAGGCGCTGGAAGCCCAAGTCAGCACTGGTTTAGTCACTCCTTCGGAAGGCATGACCCTGCAAGACTGGCTGATGCGCTGGGCCGAGATGCGGGACTTGCAGGGGGTCAAACCCAACACGCTGCGCAGTTACCGCGACACGGCCCGGCTGTCGATCAATCCCTACCTCGGCAAAAAACGCCTTGACCGTCTGCAACCCGCCGACGTGCAGGGGTTGTTGTTGGCCCTCAAACGGGATCAAAAGTCGGTGGCGGGATTGCGCTACACCCTGCGGGTGCTGAAAATGGCGCTCCGCAGCGCCGTGGAATTGCAGCTGATACCCCGCAGTGTGGCCGAAGCGGTGCGCGCGCCCAAAAGAGAGGAGCAGGAGATGCGGGTGTGGACGCCGGTACAGGCCAGGCAGTTTATGACAGTGGCCAACCCGCACCGTCTTGGGGCGCTGTTCCACCTGGCCCTGACCACGGGAATGCGGCGCGGTGAACTGCTGGGCCTCCAGTGGGCCGACATCGACTGGGAGGCCAGCCGCATTACGGTGCGTCACAGCCTGATTGAGGTGCGGCGCGAGTCCGAGGGCCGCATCTACCGGGGCAAACCCACGGTCAGCCGGGTGATGACCGAACTGAGCACCCCCAAAACCAAAAAATCGCGCCGCACCATCCGGCTGTCGCCGGGCACCGTGGAGCGGCTGCGTGAACACCAAAATCATCAGCGTGCGGAAGCTGCTCACTCCGGTTTGAACTGGAAACCCCAAGGCGCGGTATTTGCCAGCGAGGCGGGCACATATATTGATCCACGCAATCTGTACCGTGATTTCCGTACCCTGATCACGCAAGCCGAAGTGCCCACCATCCGGCTGCATGACCTGCGCCATACGGCGGCCTCTTTGATGATCCTGCGCGGCGTTCCGCCGAAGACCGTCAGTGAGCGCCTCGGCCATGCCGACGTGGGCTTTACGCTGCAGGTCTACACCCACCTCTATGACGAACAAAAGGACGAGGCAGTGTTTGAGCTGGAGGACGTGTTGTGA
- a CDS encoding GAD-like domain-containing protein, which produces MTHDEEVLAYFHDHFGDVTDPVAPEAGQLDGYPAFLQLFWQRFGFGARADGFVWLLDPTEHAWITTLFDLDQRLIPFARTSFGDLHFLDPEGEGYSFSPSYKELQPMAVSLHSAVMSVSEPDYINDDPFYERHQELWAAGQRIDRSSCFCLTPALPFGGDEVTSEVYTGDFQAYLTLLSQA; this is translated from the coding sequence ATGACCCACGACGAGGAAGTACTGGCGTATTTTCACGACCACTTTGGCGACGTCACAGACCCCGTAGCTCCAGAGGCCGGCCAGCTCGACGGGTACCCTGCATTCCTGCAGTTGTTTTGGCAACGGTTCGGCTTTGGTGCGCGGGCCGACGGGTTTGTGTGGCTCCTCGATCCTACAGAACATGCTTGGATTACAACTTTGTTTGACTTAGATCAGCGTTTAATTCCCTTCGCCCGAACCTCGTTCGGTGATCTCCACTTCTTGGATCCTGAAGGTGAGGGCTACAGCTTTTCGCCGTCCTATAAGGAACTTCAGCCGATGGCCGTGTCGTTGCACTCCGCCGTGATGTCGGTGAGCGAGCCGGACTACATCAATGACGATCCGTTCTATGAACGCCACCAAGAGTTGTGGGCCGCGGGTCAGAGAATTGACCGCTCCAGTTGTTTTTGCCTGACGCCTGCTCTGCCTTTTGGCGGAGACGAAGTCACTTCAGAGGTGTACACAGGCGACTTCCAAGCTTATCTGACCCTGCTCAGTCAGGCATAG
- a CDS encoding DUF4435 domain-containing protein, producing the protein MTQPNTDPDFPMRTSASFLATATMQGAGILIIVEGKDNDPYVYSKLIQAGRTSAQVQFAIIRIENVDQSSIGLSKGTSGKHAIINLFKELQRRGELSGRIAVDKYCCLFMLDKDLDDSKAAKISNPHVVYTPNYDIESSLFENTNIVELIAASASADHLTVKSKIKYSGSREVAAIWRDWAALCYANDVLGIGSNIGFKPSKINVPFHDKTDPIALKNYRDSLVSDAYLKGIPETQVDSFIQQGLDIFDSGSFPISFKGKWFYHIISSAVRSHLAPYGFDTGGIDQKMKSSLRSLANYDLILWNELRVAIFEAESRLI; encoded by the coding sequence ATGACTCAACCAAACACTGATCCAGATTTCCCCATGAGAACATCGGCTTCATTCCTTGCTACTGCTACCATGCAAGGAGCAGGAATTTTGATCATTGTTGAAGGTAAGGACAATGACCCCTATGTCTATAGTAAACTCATCCAAGCGGGCAGAACCTCAGCGCAAGTACAGTTTGCGATTATCAGAATAGAAAATGTAGATCAATCCTCTATAGGCCTCTCTAAAGGAACATCTGGAAAGCATGCTATCATTAATCTTTTCAAAGAGCTTCAAAGACGAGGCGAGCTTTCGGGTCGCATTGCTGTGGACAAGTACTGTTGTCTCTTTATGCTTGATAAAGATTTAGATGATTCTAAAGCTGCGAAAATTTCTAACCCGCATGTTGTATACACCCCTAATTACGATATAGAAAGTTCTCTATTCGAGAACACTAACATAGTCGAGTTGATTGCTGCATCGGCCTCCGCGGATCATTTAACAGTCAAAAGTAAAATAAAATATTCAGGCTCACGGGAGGTCGCTGCTATTTGGAGAGATTGGGCAGCTTTGTGCTATGCGAATGACGTATTGGGAATAGGTAGCAATATTGGCTTCAAGCCTTCCAAGATAAACGTACCTTTCCATGATAAAACAGATCCAATAGCTCTGAAAAATTATAGGGATTCACTTGTATCAGATGCATATTTAAAAGGTATACCAGAAACTCAAGTCGATTCGTTTATACAGCAAGGCTTAGATATTTTTGATAGTGGAAGCTTCCCTATAAGCTTCAAAGGGAAGTGGTTCTATCATATAATCTCATCTGCAGTAAGATCTCACTTAGCGCCATACGGATTTGATACGGGTGGTATAGATCAGAAGATGAAGTCTTCACTTAGATCCTTGGCGAATTACGATCTTATTTTATGGAATGAATTAAGAGTAGCGATATTCGAGGCAGAGTCCAGATTGATTTAG
- a CDS encoding DNA-primase RepB domain-containing protein has translation MSELPAEMQQFLAYFSGPHTFQTIDDRNTKDGRVPKRRWMSGIHHDTSRLLALNEQGAGVFLMINQGDGLGRKNENVTHIRAFFADFDGQPLPESWPLEPSLIVATSPGKFHVYWILPQPIPVLPSAQWNGLQKSLALRVGSCPDDCQGLNRTMRVPGSWHRKNEPFLCQMTEQTDNRYELSQIIAAFGNPSVKLKELKPGRVAPKDLVGQLAAAEPGQRNTTLNRVAFEAGRLIRSGHLRREDIEPELRRAALKIKLPADEVDDTLRRGIEDGFNASVTEKASHHGNVPLSVRLMERIQADGGEWWCDDHGQPYVSFSHDGRLEHHPLPSQSAREYVSLLAYEAEQSVISSQGSNEILGLLGALARRDGVIHPVGLRARHFLGRSYLDLGRPDWQVVELGAGRPRLMPAGECPVRFVRPLGMGMLPVPTWGGSLADLRQFLTVDDDGFLLIIGWLLAGLSGMSPYPVLAIGGAHGQGKSTVSSVLKRLVDPGRATRRSAPRSAQDLFVAAVNAYVLDYENLSAVPHWMSDALCVLSTGGTMTSRELYTDRGESVLEAIRPVIINGIPDLVERADLMDRALVVTLGGLAPSARRSEAEFWHRFTEVQPALLGALCTVLDSALQRLPTVSLPDPPRMADFARLMVAAEPNLPWPAGTFLATYSAMRSKSSYQLLEDDLLAAALMHLMNQGEWKGPVQALLLELTEQAYPDGHTPRDWPRSARGLGELLRRLAPALYEAGYVVEALPRTASGVPYRLYQKSGSDIHNVHKDQKSASGTTN, from the coding sequence ATGAGCGAACTGCCCGCCGAAATGCAGCAGTTTCTGGCCTATTTTTCTGGCCCGCACACTTTCCAGACCATCGATGATCGCAACACCAAGGACGGTCGTGTGCCCAAACGCCGTTGGATGAGCGGCATCCACCATGACACCAGCCGTTTGCTGGCTCTGAATGAGCAGGGTGCGGGCGTTTTTCTGATGATCAATCAGGGTGACGGTCTAGGACGAAAAAACGAGAATGTGACCCATATCCGGGCTTTTTTCGCTGATTTTGATGGTCAACCCCTGCCCGAAAGCTGGCCACTAGAACCCAGTCTGATCGTGGCGACGAGTCCTGGCAAATTCCACGTGTACTGGATCCTTCCCCAACCGATCCCAGTGTTGCCATCTGCACAGTGGAATGGCTTGCAGAAAAGTCTTGCTCTGCGCGTGGGAAGTTGCCCAGATGACTGTCAGGGGCTTAACCGAACGATGCGGGTTCCTGGTTCATGGCACCGGAAGAATGAACCGTTCCTCTGCCAGATGACCGAACAAACCGACAACAGGTATGAGTTGTCGCAGATCATTGCCGCTTTCGGAAATCCGTCAGTGAAACTCAAGGAGCTCAAACCGGGTCGCGTAGCGCCAAAAGACCTCGTGGGTCAGCTTGCTGCCGCTGAGCCCGGCCAACGAAACACGACGCTCAACCGGGTGGCATTTGAGGCCGGGCGCTTGATTCGGTCAGGCCATCTCCGACGGGAAGACATAGAGCCGGAATTGCGCCGCGCCGCCTTAAAAATCAAGCTGCCCGCTGACGAAGTCGATGACACACTCCGCCGTGGGATTGAAGACGGATTCAATGCTTCAGTCACCGAGAAGGCAAGCCACCATGGCAATGTGCCTCTGTCCGTGCGCTTAATGGAGCGGATCCAAGCTGACGGTGGCGAGTGGTGGTGCGATGATCATGGGCAACCCTACGTGTCGTTTTCCCATGATGGCCGTCTAGAACACCACCCGCTGCCTTCCCAGAGCGCTCGGGAATACGTTAGCCTCTTGGCCTACGAAGCGGAGCAGAGCGTAATCAGTTCGCAGGGGAGCAATGAAATCCTTGGCTTGTTAGGTGCGCTTGCCCGCCGGGACGGGGTAATCCATCCAGTGGGCCTGCGGGCGCGGCATTTTTTGGGACGCTCTTACCTTGATCTCGGACGGCCTGACTGGCAAGTCGTTGAACTGGGAGCAGGCAGGCCGCGCCTGATGCCTGCAGGTGAGTGCCCGGTGCGTTTTGTGCGTCCACTAGGTATGGGCATGTTACCGGTACCCACCTGGGGAGGAAGTCTCGCAGATCTCAGACAATTTCTCACTGTCGACGATGATGGATTTCTCCTCATCATAGGATGGCTTTTGGCAGGGTTGTCAGGGATGAGCCCCTATCCAGTTCTGGCAATTGGGGGGGCACATGGGCAGGGCAAAAGCACCGTGTCGAGCGTGTTGAAGCGCCTCGTGGATCCGGGGCGGGCCACCCGGCGAAGCGCGCCCCGGTCGGCGCAGGATTTATTCGTTGCCGCCGTCAATGCGTATGTCCTTGATTATGAAAACCTTTCCGCTGTTCCGCATTGGATGAGCGACGCCCTGTGTGTGCTTTCAACGGGTGGGACGATGACCTCCCGGGAGCTATACACCGACCGGGGCGAGTCTGTTTTGGAAGCCATTCGCCCCGTGATCATCAATGGCATTCCCGACCTCGTAGAACGTGCCGATCTGATGGATCGTGCGCTCGTGGTCACACTCGGGGGCCTAGCTCCATCTGCCAGACGCTCGGAAGCAGAGTTCTGGCATCGATTCACTGAGGTTCAGCCTGCATTGCTGGGCGCACTGTGCACGGTGCTGGACAGTGCGCTGCAACGCCTGCCTACCGTGAGCCTGCCTGACCCCCCTCGAATGGCGGATTTCGCCCGTCTGATGGTGGCGGCAGAGCCCAATTTGCCCTGGCCAGCGGGAACATTTTTAGCCACCTACTCCGCCATGCGGAGCAAGAGTTCCTATCAGCTGCTGGAGGACGATCTGCTGGCAGCTGCCCTGATGCACCTCATGAACCAAGGAGAGTGGAAAGGGCCAGTCCAAGCGTTGCTGCTTGAATTGACCGAGCAGGCCTATCCAGACGGGCACACACCACGCGATTGGCCTCGGTCAGCCCGGGGCCTAGGTGAACTGCTCCGCCGATTGGCCCCAGCACTCTATGAGGCAGGGTATGTGGTTGAAGCGCTCCCCAGAACAGCATCAGGTGTACCTTACCGCCTCTACCAGAAATCTGGTTCAGATATACACAACGTACACAAAGATCAAAAATCTGCGTCTGGAACGACAAATTGA
- a CDS encoding HD domain-containing protein, which translates to MTFPLTENFTEALQLAHKWHLGQYRKGTQTPYLSHLLGVASVALEFGATEAEAIAALLHDALEDGPENLTADKNEREQVRGELEAQIQAKFGDEVAALVRGATEETPLVDGGKAPWPKRKLTYLGKLNREGASSLLVSASDKLHNARSILTDVLTEGTTPEAREAYFGRFSQGREGTLQYYRLLADAYKQAPGAAGRPRLQALFAELERTVSALEVACGVTPDEVRRYVPLRSAHPDEALGLI; encoded by the coding sequence GTGACTTTTCCTCTGACAGAAAACTTTACCGAGGCCCTGCAACTGGCGCATAAATGGCATCTGGGCCAGTACCGCAAAGGCACACAGACGCCGTACCTGTCGCATTTGCTGGGTGTGGCGTCGGTGGCGCTGGAATTTGGCGCGACGGAAGCCGAAGCCATAGCCGCGCTGTTACACGACGCGCTGGAAGATGGGCCGGAGAATCTGACGGCGGATAAGAATGAGCGGGAGCAGGTTCGCGGGGAGTTGGAAGCCCAAATTCAGGCCAAATTTGGTGACGAAGTGGCGGCGTTAGTGCGCGGAGCCACTGAAGAAACGCCGCTGGTGGACGGAGGAAAAGCACCTTGGCCTAAGCGCAAGCTGACCTATCTGGGCAAGTTGAATCGTGAGGGAGCCAGTTCGCTGCTGGTCAGTGCCTCCGACAAATTACACAACGCCCGCAGCATCCTGACCGACGTGCTGACCGAAGGCACGACGCCGGAAGCGCGGGAAGCCTATTTTGGCCGTTTCAGTCAGGGCCGCGAAGGAACCTTGCAGTATTACCGCCTGCTGGCCGATGCCTACAAGCAGGCTCCGGGGGCGGCGGGGCGGCCCCGTCTACAAGCCCTGTTTGCCGAACTGGAGCGCACCGTGTCGGCCCTAGAAGTGGCGTGCGGTGTCACGCCCGATGAGGTTCGGCGGTATGTACCGCTGCGTTCTGCCCATCCTGACGAAGCTCTAGGGCTCATCTGA
- a CDS encoding DinB family protein: protein MTSKPTPALPIVPVVVTVAAVGVAALIARSRSKDGEGVGQQVKGLVAAQLIERPARNASYAALGQGLERGGMMLTGRASRAADMAGNRDVLAHIIGIERWGQNRLRVALGQRPYERDDYGPYRPPSEASLSELQDLLSQTRARSVELARELHAAAPDDDLKIEHNDFGPLTAKGWLQYLTQHADIESRKLKAGRAS from the coding sequence ATGACTTCCAAACCCACTCCTGCCCTTCCCATCGTTCCTGTCGTGGTCACGGTGGCCGCTGTGGGTGTGGCCGCGCTGATTGCCCGCAGCCGCAGCAAAGACGGCGAGGGCGTGGGGCAGCAGGTGAAGGGCTTGGTGGCCGCCCAACTGATAGAACGGCCCGCTCGCAACGCCAGTTATGCCGCGCTGGGGCAAGGGCTGGAGCGCGGCGGCATGATGCTGACTGGACGGGCAAGCCGCGCCGCCGATATGGCAGGCAACCGGGATGTGTTGGCGCACATCATCGGCATAGAACGCTGGGGCCAGAACCGCCTGCGTGTGGCGCTGGGCCAGCGTCCCTACGAGCGCGACGACTACGGCCCCTACCGCCCGCCCAGTGAGGCCAGCCTCAGCGAACTGCAAGACCTGTTGTCTCAGACCCGCGCCCGCAGCGTGGAATTGGCCCGCGAACTCCATGCGGCGGCCCCCGACGACGACCTGAAAATAGAGCACAACGATTTTGGCCCCCTGACGGCCAAAGGTTGGCTGCAATACCTGACCCAGCACGCCGATATAGAAAGCCGAAAACTGAAAGCGGGCCGCGCCAGCTAA
- a CDS encoding type IV pilus twitching motility protein PilT: MSVLKELLAVMVREGASDIHLRAGSAPAGRINGEIRRFGESRLTPEHVEGFATEMMPRPGMWEDFQTRRDADFAYGVPGVARFRVNAYHQRGSVGLIMRVIENKPIPSFAELGLPAATFEGLAGHERGLVLVTGPTGSGKTTTLASIIDYINATQPVNIVTLEDPIEIMHSDKLGLISQRELGSDTLSFAAGLRASMRQDPDVILIGEMRDKETVEAALSAAQTGHLVFSTLHTQDAVRTVNRIIDFFAPHEREQIRLGLSETIVGVVSQRLLPKLGGGRVLGMEIMLGTPTVRECIKDPNRTEEIKQALLEGGMRGMHTFDQHLAELVSSGLMSEEDAMHTATSPHELKLLLMTRQFA, translated from the coding sequence ATGAGTGTGCTGAAGGAACTGCTGGCCGTGATGGTTCGTGAGGGAGCCAGCGATATTCACTTGCGGGCCGGAAGTGCGCCTGCTGGCCGCATCAACGGCGAAATCCGGCGTTTTGGTGAAAGCCGCCTGACGCCCGAACACGTGGAGGGATTCGCCACCGAAATGATGCCGCGTCCCGGCATGTGGGAAGACTTTCAGACCCGCCGCGACGCCGATTTTGCTTACGGTGTGCCCGGCGTGGCCCGCTTCCGCGTCAATGCCTACCACCAGCGCGGCTCGGTGGGCCTGATCATGCGCGTGATCGAGAACAAACCCATTCCCAGCTTTGCCGAATTGGGCCTGCCCGCCGCCACCTTTGAGGGCTTGGCAGGTCACGAGCGCGGCTTGGTGCTGGTCACGGGGCCGACTGGGAGCGGCAAAACCACCACGCTGGCCAGCATCATTGACTACATCAACGCCACCCAGCCCGTGAACATCGTGACGCTGGAAGACCCCATCGAGATCATGCACAGCGATAAATTGGGCCTGATTTCTCAGCGCGAACTGGGCAGCGACACCCTCAGCTTTGCCGCCGGACTGCGGGCCAGCATGCGCCAAGACCCCGACGTGATCCTGATCGGAGAGATGCGAGACAAAGAGACGGTCGAAGCGGCGCTGAGTGCGGCCCAGACCGGGCATTTGGTGTTTTCCACGTTGCACACCCAAGACGCCGTGCGAACCGTGAACCGCATCATCGACTTTTTTGCCCCGCACGAGCGCGAGCAGATCCGGTTGGGTCTGTCGGAGACGATTGTGGGTGTGGTCAGCCAACGTCTGTTGCCCAAGCTGGGCGGCGGACGCGTGCTGGGCATGGAAATCATGCTGGGCACGCCCACCGTGCGCGAGTGCATCAAAGACCCCAACCGCACCGAAGAAATTAAGCAGGCGCTCTTAGAAGGCGGCATGCGCGGAATGCACACCTTCGATCAACATTTGGCCGAACTGGTCTCCAGCGGCCTGATGAGCGAAGAAGACGCCATGCACACGGCGACGAGTCCACACGAGTTGAAATTGCTGCTGATGACGCGTCAGTTCGCTTGA
- a CDS encoding AAA family ATPase, whose amino-acid sequence MTISNLLGRSGTTRIKFEAGTNIIYGRNGKGKTTILDLVASSFSNDTQHIKEVEFSECRVRIDAPEYRTELTKSISRKVIYSSAAEDIDFYSQFPEMDFDYLGEHDDLVDENLFIWKNLDSSSSSLPLDVTYLRIDRLHKFEKTISGDESETFGKNIKNLWTIYNNRLLSQIQEKQEGFIVDLIVGDGPPSYMSEHQRRHGYLQLMRFVSDRPKFKLRDFEISYEEFSRRYADEPGFKRIVDEISGLQEFSDNINQPRNALQNILSDLLSEEISVRYFRNNIHFYSQSNKRIYLDRLSSGEKHVLFILINIANAGNGLVIIDEPELSMHVSWQNKLLDAMTSINPEAQIVMATHSPEIVSSNKNTNFIKI is encoded by the coding sequence ATGACTATAAGCAATCTCCTTGGCAGGAGCGGAACAACAAGGATAAAATTTGAGGCAGGAACGAATATAATTTATGGTAGAAATGGTAAGGGGAAGACGACTATTCTAGATTTAGTTGCAAGTTCATTTAGCAATGACACACAGCATATCAAAGAGGTAGAGTTCTCAGAGTGCAGAGTAAGGATTGACGCACCAGAATACAGAACTGAATTAACAAAGAGTATATCACGAAAGGTCATTTACTCTTCTGCTGCTGAGGATATAGATTTTTACAGTCAGTTTCCTGAGATGGATTTCGATTACTTAGGTGAACATGATGACTTGGTTGATGAAAACCTGTTCATCTGGAAAAATCTCGACTCAAGTTCAAGTAGTCTTCCACTTGATGTCACTTATTTGAGAATAGACAGATTGCATAAGTTTGAAAAAACTATATCCGGAGACGAATCCGAAACATTCGGCAAAAACATTAAAAACTTATGGACTATCTACAATAATAGATTGCTTTCGCAGATTCAAGAGAAGCAAGAGGGTTTTATAGTCGATCTCATTGTGGGTGATGGGCCTCCTTCATATATGAGTGAACATCAGAGACGACATGGTTATCTGCAACTGATGCGGTTTGTGTCGGATCGGCCAAAGTTTAAATTAAGGGATTTCGAAATTTCGTATGAAGAATTCTCAAGGAGATACGCTGACGAACCCGGATTTAAACGTATTGTGGACGAAATATCTGGTTTGCAAGAATTTTCCGATAATATTAACCAGCCCAGAAACGCATTACAGAATATCTTGAGTGACCTACTCTCTGAGGAAATATCGGTTAGATATTTCCGCAACAACATACACTTCTACAGTCAGAGCAACAAGAGAATATATTTAGATAGACTCTCATCTGGAGAGAAACACGTCCTGTTTATCTTGATAAACATCGCAAATGCAGGAAATGGTTTAGTTATTATTGATGAGCCTGAACTCTCTATGCATGTTTCATGGCAAAATAAACTGCTTGATGCGATGACCTCAATCAATCCTGAAGCTCAAATTGTAATGGCGACCCACTCTCCAGAGATTGTTTCGTCAAACAAAAATACAAATTTTATAAAAATATGA
- a CDS encoding 5-formyltetrahydrofolate cyclo-ligase, which produces MTDSLPGATAGAHRTAVWDALERARLCGYPLPPHGHHPHFTGAREAAKHLLKHPAVAPLHTLIVGPDRVLMPLRKLALQSGLTVYVPNLKKDGWYWKLTDPAGANLSKMAAHGEPKLRPDGAQAAVLACVAADRRGGRVGKGFGWGARGLHLDLPEFTLAHGLMLREQLPCPADSGVSLIGTPGGVIEIGVLNSA; this is translated from the coding sequence ATGACCGATTCCCTACCCGGCGCTACCGCAGGCGCACACCGCACCGCCGTTTGGGACGCACTGGAGCGGGCGCGGCTGTGTGGCTATCCGCTGCCGCCGCACGGCCACCATCCCCACTTTACCGGGGCGCGGGAGGCTGCCAAGCACCTGCTGAAGCACCCGGCGGTTGCGCCGCTGCACACGCTGATCGTGGGGCCAGACCGGGTGCTGATGCCGCTGCGAAAGCTGGCGCTTCAATCGGGCCTCACGGTGTACGTGCCGAACCTGAAAAAAGACGGCTGGTACTGGAAACTGACCGATCCAGCAGGTGCGAACCTGTCTAAAATGGCGGCGCACGGCGAGCCGAAACTCAGGCCGGATGGCGCACAGGCGGCGGTGCTGGCGTGTGTGGCCGCAGACCGCAGGGGCGGCAGAGTGGGCAAAGGCTTCGGCTGGGGCGCACGCGGGCTGCATCTGGACTTGCCAGAGTTTACGCTGGCGCACGGGCTGATGCTGCGTGAGCAGTTGCCCTGCCCCGCCGATTCGGGTGTGTCGCTCATCGGTACGCCGGGTGGGGTCATAGAGATTGGCGTTCTAAACAGCGCGTAA
- a CDS encoding HNH endonuclease codes for MGRHYRKCKDPVTGRRKRSHRVIAARLLGRPLLSTEVVHHRDGNKNNNAPENLLVLSSAAAHSSLEARLKRRRRGQPTLFPDLLEDEGGERVGTLFERLG; via the coding sequence ATGGGACGGCACTACCGGAAGTGTAAAGATCCAGTGACCGGACGCCGCAAGCGCAGTCACCGAGTGATCGCCGCGCGGCTATTAGGGCGGCCCCTACTTTCCACCGAAGTGGTGCATCACCGGGACGGCAACAAGAACAACAACGCGCCGGAGAATCTCCTGGTGTTAAGTTCTGCGGCGGCCCACTCGTCGCTTGAGGCCCGTTTAAAGCGGAGGCGACGTGGGCAGCCCACTCTCTTTCCTGATCTGCTGGAGGATGAGGGCGGAGAACGGGTGGGGACGCTCTTTGAACGGTTGGGGTAA